Proteins encoded together in one Triticum dicoccoides isolate Atlit2015 ecotype Zavitan chromosome 7B, WEW_v2.0, whole genome shotgun sequence window:
- the LOC119338264 gene encoding auxin-responsive protein SAUR71-like has protein sequence MKRLLRRLSRVAAADACAAAAYKPLRPDAAAKASSTDSSSSYSFFGARRLGRGARVPEGHVPVCVGEEGGPVERFAVRPELLGQPAFKALLRRAAQEYGYGHPGALRIPCAVANFRRLLHGHSDPGCQATDDDDSALYY, from the coding sequence ATGAAGCGCCTGCTCAGACGGCTCTCCCGCGTGGCCGCGGCAgacgcctgcgccgccgccgcgtacAAGCCACTCCGGCCCGATGCGGCCGCGAAGGCCTCCTCCACGGACTCTTCTTCGTCGTACTCGTTCTTCGGCGCGCGAAGACTCGGCCGCGGTGCGCGCGTGCCGGAGGGGCACGTGCCTGTGTGCGTCGGCGAGGAGGGCGGCCCCGTGGAGCGCTTCGCCGTGCGGCCCGAGCTGCTGGGCCAGCCGGCGTTCAAGGCCCTGCTCCGGCGCGCCGCGCAGGAGTACGGCTACGGCCACCCGGGCGCGCTCCGGATCCCCTGCGCCGTCGCCAacttccgccgcctcctccacggcCACTCCGACCCCGGCTGCCAGGCCACCGACGACGACGACTCCGCGCTCTACTACTAG